In a single window of the Bacillus clarus genome:
- a CDS encoding adenylosuccinate synthase — MSSVVVVGTQWGDEGKGKITDFLSEHAEVVARYQGGNNAGHTIVFGGVKYKLHLIPSGIFYKEKICVIGNGMVVDPKALLVELKYLHDRGVSTDNLRISNRAHVILPYHLKQDELEEERKGDNKIGTTKKGIGPAYMDKAARVGIRMADLLDREAFKEKLERNLAEKNRLFEKMYDTEGFNVEEIFEEYFEYGQQIAQHVCDTSVVLNDALDEGRRVLFEGAQGVMLDIDQGTYPFVTSSNPVAGGVTIGSGVGPSKINRVVGVCKAYTSRVGDGPFPTELNDEIGHQIREVGREYGTTTGRPRRVGWFDSVVVRHARRVSGLTDLSLNSIDVLTGIPTVKICIAYKYNGEILDEVPANLNILAKCEPVYEELPGWTEDITGVKSLDELPENARHYVERVSQLTGIQLSMFSVGPDRNQTNIVRNVYGA, encoded by the coding sequence ATGTCTTCAGTAGTAGTTGTAGGAACACAGTGGGGCGATGAAGGAAAAGGTAAAATTACTGATTTTCTTTCTGAGCATGCGGAAGTAGTTGCAAGATATCAAGGTGGAAATAACGCAGGACATACAATTGTTTTTGGTGGCGTTAAATATAAATTACACTTAATCCCATCTGGTATTTTCTATAAAGAAAAAATTTGTGTAATCGGAAACGGTATGGTAGTAGATCCAAAAGCATTACTTGTAGAATTAAAATACTTACACGATCGTGGTGTAAGCACTGATAATTTACGTATTAGTAATCGTGCACACGTTATCTTACCTTATCATCTAAAACAAGATGAATTAGAAGAAGAGCGTAAAGGTGATAACAAAATCGGTACAACGAAAAAAGGTATCGGTCCTGCATATATGGATAAAGCTGCTCGTGTTGGAATTCGCATGGCTGATCTTTTAGATCGTGAAGCATTTAAAGAAAAGCTTGAGCGCAATTTAGCAGAAAAAAATCGTTTATTCGAAAAAATGTATGATACAGAAGGTTTTAATGTAGAAGAAATCTTTGAAGAGTACTTTGAATATGGTCAACAAATCGCACAACACGTATGCGATACATCTGTTGTATTAAACGATGCATTAGATGAAGGCCGTCGTGTGTTATTTGAAGGGGCACAAGGGGTTATGCTTGATATCGATCAAGGTACGTACCCATTCGTTACATCTTCTAACCCAGTTGCTGGTGGTGTAACAATTGGTTCTGGTGTTGGTCCTTCTAAAATTAATCGTGTAGTAGGAGTATGTAAAGCTTATACAAGCCGTGTTGGTGATGGTCCATTCCCTACAGAGCTTAATGATGAAATCGGTCATCAAATTCGTGAAGTTGGTCGTGAATACGGTACAACAACTGGTCGCCCACGCCGCGTAGGTTGGTTCGATAGCGTTGTTGTAAGACACGCACGCCGCGTTAGTGGTTTAACAGATTTATCTTTAAACTCTATTGATGTACTAACAGGCATTCCAACTGTGAAAATCTGTATCGCTTATAAATATAATGGAGAAATTCTGGATGAAGTTCCAGCAAACTTAAATATTTTAGCGAAATGTGAGCCTGTATATGAAGAGCTACCAGGCTGGACAGAAGATATTACTGGTGTGAAATCATTAGATGAGCTTCCTGAAAATGCAAGACATTACGTAGAGCGTGTGTCTCAATTAACAGGTATCCAATTATCTATGTTCTCTGTTGGTCCAGACCGTAATCAAACAAATATCGTTCGTAACGTATACGGTGCTTAA